The following are encoded together in the Alphaproteobacteria bacterium genome:
- a CDS encoding polysaccharide biosynthesis/export family protein: protein MIVTSFFRPLLTMLLCGLVAFAVSACESSSGGGPGKPAPDRLGAVGGMDYKLGVGDKVKVVVLGQSDLGGDLEVDAGGKIVVALIGEVSAAGRTVGEVQDEIRAKFSQGILREPRVTVQVVGYRPVTVLGQVRQPGRYPFASGLDVRGAAAMAGGYERRASVDSAIIFRGGEKLEGKADTPLLPGDTVDIPRKFF from the coding sequence ATGATCGTGACAAGCTTCTTCCGTCCTCTATTGACAATGTTGCTGTGCGGCCTCGTGGCTTTCGCGGTGAGCGCGTGCGAGTCCTCGAGCGGCGGCGGCCCCGGCAAGCCCGCGCCCGACAGGCTGGGTGCGGTCGGCGGCATGGATTACAAGCTGGGAGTCGGCGACAAGGTCAAGGTTGTAGTGCTGGGCCAATCCGACCTCGGGGGCGACCTTGAGGTCGATGCCGGAGGCAAGATCGTCGTCGCGCTGATCGGTGAGGTCTCGGCGGCCGGCCGCACGGTCGGCGAGGTGCAGGACGAGATCCGCGCCAAGTTCTCCCAGGGCATCCTGCGCGAACCCAGGGTGACTGTGCAGGTCGTGGGCTATCGGCCCGTGACCGTGCTTGGTCAGGTCCGCCAGCCGGGCCGCTATCCTTTCGCCTCGGGCCTGGATGTACGCGGTGCGGCCGCGATGGCCGGCGGCTACGAGCGTCGCGCCAGCGTCGATAGCGCCATCATCTTCCGCGGCGGGGAGAAGCTCGAGGGTAAGGCCGACACGCCCTTGCTGCCGGGCGATACCGTCGACATCCCGCGCAAGTTCTTCTGA
- a CDS encoding outer membrane beta-barrel protein encodes MTSGTAAVAFGLAAAMWIATAVAQTTTTTTTTQPGTQPATQPGVRPGTPQPTAPGARTTSAGRAQELSAREASVLRGPRSDQLEGLLVGSFIVHPRLALDVEYDDNIFRTNTNRVSDFVFRVRPGVTVDSDWDEHAFQFYALGELARLASNSSENYEAFQVGARGRFDINDELAVNGEAEFARIRLGRGQPGSVGPGINSVVHQFTTGLSVTYNGDPLYVRFGPRFQRVTYVQGDGGINQDYNSFEFGGRIGYKITPELSVFIDPSYQWVRYDQQTDPFGFQRNSHGFDIRAGVAYDITQTITAELGLGYFRRKFSDPRLAPISGLSALARLYWNPTDTISIELEGRRGVTEYRTALAGVASGNAVNTGVQLRVGYLPIDEVLFDAGFAWQQYDYASPLTRTDNYYTFDIGAKYFIIPQVFVGPRYIHERRNSSVAGFNYNDNRYMLTLGGQL; translated from the coding sequence ATGACCTCGGGCACCGCAGCCGTCGCCTTTGGCCTCGCGGCAGCGATGTGGATCGCCACTGCGGTGGCGCAGACGACGACCACCACCACTACGACGCAGCCCGGCACGCAGCCGGCTACGCAACCGGGCGTGCGACCCGGCACGCCTCAGCCGACGGCGCCCGGCGCCCGCACCACGTCAGCGGGTCGGGCCCAGGAACTGTCGGCGCGCGAGGCCTCGGTGCTGCGCGGGCCGCGCAGCGACCAGCTCGAGGGTCTCCTGGTCGGCAGCTTCATCGTCCATCCGCGCCTGGCCCTGGATGTCGAATACGACGACAACATCTTCCGCACGAACACCAATCGCGTCAGCGACTTTGTGTTCCGGGTGCGTCCCGGCGTGACCGTCGACAGCGATTGGGACGAGCACGCCTTTCAGTTCTATGCCCTGGGTGAGCTGGCGCGACTGGCCTCCAACAGCAGCGAGAACTACGAGGCCTTCCAGGTCGGTGCGCGCGGTCGCTTCGACATCAATGATGAACTGGCAGTCAATGGCGAGGCCGAATTCGCGCGCATCCGGCTTGGCCGCGGCCAGCCGGGCTCGGTCGGTCCGGGCATAAATTCGGTGGTGCATCAGTTCACCACCGGCCTGTCGGTCACCTACAACGGCGATCCGCTCTACGTCCGCTTCGGGCCGCGCTTCCAGCGTGTGACGTATGTCCAGGGCGACGGCGGCATCAACCAGGACTACAACAGCTTCGAGTTCGGCGGCCGTATCGGCTACAAGATCACGCCGGAACTGTCCGTATTCATCGACCCGTCGTATCAGTGGGTGCGCTACGACCAGCAGACCGATCCCTTCGGCTTCCAGCGCAATTCACATGGCTTCGACATTCGCGCCGGCGTCGCCTACGACATCACGCAGACGATCACGGCGGAACTTGGCCTCGGCTATTTCCGCCGCAAGTTCAGCGATCCGCGCCTGGCGCCGATCTCCGGCCTGTCGGCGCTCGCCCGCCTGTACTGGAACCCGACCGACACGATCTCGATCGAGCTGGAGGGCCGCCGCGGCGTCACTGAATACCGCACGGCGCTGGCCGGCGTCGCCTCGGGCAACGCCGTCAACACCGGGGTGCAGCTTCGCGTCGGCTACCTGCCGATCGACGAGGTGCTGTTCGACGCCGGCTTCGCCTGGCAGCAATACGACTACGCCAGCCCGCTCACGCGCACCGACAACTATTACACCTTCGACATCGGGGCGAAGTACTTCATCATTCCGCAGGTCTTCGTCGGGCCGCGCTATATCCACGAACGCCGCAACTCCAGCGTTGCGGGCTTCAACTACAACGACAACCGCTACATGCTGACGCTTGGCGGACAACTGTGA
- a CDS encoding peptidase domain-containing ABC transporter: MAPPDRSHGHPPDAADSAQPVSPAPGELPAADPRPGRRIDTLLRCVLYVAQQMGRPVSEAELRALCPIPEHGLDEPTVLLACSRLGFKAAPVTTDAATLARLPTPFILVGPGNAPSMVVTARDGEHFTALDVVEGKVRTLDARTIAGLTGRAIVLKEVPREARRRDWKALLYERVRPVLGELLVSSCAINILALATPLFMMVIFNKVIGQGSPDTLATTMVVLIVGMSVVYAFDTLLRILRGYISSNTGARIDALMSGEVVRHLVHLPYQHFEKTPSGVIAERLRQLDTLRAFFTGQMPALIIDLGFVFIYLTAIYLINTIIGVFVTLMIPVFIGISLLTHRAQKRYIDENFNALAAKGSALNETVNNAGTIKALGLESEIERRWRERVARSAWTSFKANNLANVVGSFTGALQMFVSLGVILIGTWEITNQLMSIGALIAVNMLAGRALAPMRQVISAWHTLQAVRAAFARIDEMMQVAPEIEPGQLAPMPPLQGEIVFERVSFRYDDGPPILHEIDLRIEPGTVIGIIGPSGSGKTTISNLLQGLYTPTSGRVLVDRTDIAHISPAQLRAQTGAVPQDVQLFSGTVRENIAMGVADKDPGRIVAVAKFVGAHNFIQKLPQGYNTVLSERGGGLSQGQKQLLCIARALIRNPRIIVLDEATSALDPATEEQLLRTLRTNARGRTIVMVTHRLAPLAIADKVALVIDGRIERIGPPTEVMAYARIRMAEASRAQPGAPSPMSPGSNVASLVASGGPLAGG; encoded by the coding sequence ATGGCTCCGCCTGACAGATCGCACGGCCATCCCCCGGACGCAGCAGATTCGGCGCAGCCGGTCAGCCCCGCGCCGGGCGAGCTGCCCGCGGCGGACCCGCGGCCGGGACGCCGCATCGATACCCTGCTGCGCTGCGTGCTTTATGTCGCCCAGCAGATGGGCCGCCCGGTCAGCGAGGCGGAACTGCGGGCGCTCTGCCCGATCCCCGAGCACGGCCTCGACGAGCCGACCGTGCTCCTCGCCTGCTCCCGCCTCGGCTTCAAGGCAGCGCCGGTGACGACGGATGCCGCGACGCTCGCGCGTCTGCCGACGCCCTTCATTCTGGTCGGCCCCGGCAACGCGCCGTCGATGGTGGTGACCGCGCGCGACGGCGAGCACTTCACCGCTCTCGATGTCGTCGAGGGCAAGGTGCGCACGCTCGACGCGCGCACCATCGCCGGGCTCACCGGCCGGGCCATCGTGCTCAAGGAAGTGCCGCGCGAGGCACGCAGGCGCGACTGGAAGGCGCTGCTCTACGAGCGCGTCCGGCCGGTGCTGGGCGAGCTGCTGGTGTCGTCCTGCGCCATCAACATCCTGGCGCTGGCCACGCCGCTCTTCATGATGGTGATCTTCAACAAGGTCATCGGCCAGGGCAGCCCCGACACGCTGGCGACGACGATGGTCGTGCTGATCGTCGGCATGTCCGTCGTCTACGCCTTCGACACCCTGTTGCGCATCCTCCGCGGCTACATCTCGAGCAACACCGGCGCGCGCATCGACGCGCTGATGTCGGGCGAGGTCGTGCGCCATCTCGTGCACCTGCCCTACCAGCATTTCGAGAAGACGCCATCGGGCGTGATCGCCGAGCGGCTGCGCCAGCTCGACACGCTGCGCGCCTTCTTCACCGGCCAGATGCCGGCCCTGATCATCGATCTGGGCTTCGTTTTCATCTATCTGACCGCGATCTACCTGATCAACACCATCATCGGCGTCTTCGTCACCCTGATGATCCCGGTGTTCATCGGCATCTCGCTGCTCACGCATCGCGCCCAGAAGCGCTACATCGACGAGAACTTCAACGCGCTGGCGGCCAAGGGCTCGGCGCTCAACGAGACCGTCAACAACGCCGGCACGATCAAGGCGCTGGGACTGGAGAGCGAGATCGAGCGGCGCTGGCGCGAGCGCGTCGCGCGCTCGGCCTGGACCAGCTTCAAGGCCAACAACCTGGCCAACGTCGTCGGCTCCTTCACCGGTGCGCTGCAGATGTTCGTCTCGCTGGGCGTCATCCTGATCGGCACCTGGGAGATCACCAATCAGCTGATGAGCATCGGCGCGCTGATCGCCGTCAACATGCTGGCCGGCCGCGCGCTGGCGCCGATGCGCCAGGTGATCTCGGCCTGGCATACGCTGCAGGCGGTGCGCGCCGCCTTCGCGCGCATCGACGAGATGATGCAGGTGGCGCCCGAGATCGAGCCCGGCCAGCTGGCGCCGATGCCGCCGCTGCAGGGCGAGATCGTCTTCGAGCGCGTCTCGTTCCGCTACGACGACGGCCCGCCGATCCTGCACGAGATCGACCTGCGCATCGAGCCCGGCACGGTGATCGGCATCATCGGCCCCTCGGGCTCGGGCAAGACGACGATCTCCAACCTGCTGCAGGGTCTCTACACGCCGACGTCGGGCCGCGTGCTGGTCGACCGCACCGACATCGCGCATATCTCGCCGGCGCAGTTGCGCGCGCAGACCGGTGCCGTGCCGCAGGACGTGCAGCTGTTCTCCGGCACGGTGCGCGAGAACATCGCCATGGGCGTCGCCGACAAGGATCCCGGTCGCATCGTCGCCGTCGCCAAGTTCGTCGGCGCCCACAACTTCATCCAGAAGCTGCCGCAGGGCTACAATACCGTGCTGAGCGAACGCGGCGGCGGCCTCTCGCAGGGCCAGAAGCAGCTGCTGTGCATCGCCCGCGCCCTTATCCGCAATCCCCGTATTATCGTGCTCGACGAGGCGACCAGCGCGCTCGATCCGGCGACCGAGGAGCAGCTGCTGCGCACGTTGCGCACCAACGCGCGCGGCCGCACCATCGTCATGGTCACGCACCGCCTGGCGCCGCTCGCCATCGCCGACAAGGTGGCGCTGGTGATCGACGGCCGCATCGAGCGCATCGGCCCACCGACCGAGGTGATGGCCTATGCCCGCATCCGCATGGCCGAGGCCAGCCGCGCCCAGCCCGGCGCCCCCTCGCCGATGAGCCCAGGCTCCAACGTCGCCAGCCTGGTCGCCAGCGGCGGCCCGCTGGCCGGCGGCTGA
- a CDS encoding HlyD family type I secretion periplasmic adaptor subunit — protein sequence MVEGARLANGARRPTRDEPDGGARQASQAPSAASAAPAKPAENALARVFAEARLPGTPRSRVEDFLPDIEAITERRHSPYISWTIYAVAGFIAAAILWMTVSMIDQVATAPGVIRPAGKAKTVSHPEGGRVARIFVKDGDQVRQGQELVALDADQVDQEISKTRTVYLTLSGEVARLEAETASPSTPPIFPAALSDAPAVIADQLNLWRARQSELQARRTAADSVIEQTRARVLSLQNRIKTLEETVAILARRESALRGLVGQQYFPELQYLGVKRDLVIAQGELASAREELKSAEQTFAEAAGRRSIVDREWMSAALKRLGEARAERDRALGGVEQQLALRRNLVLRAPIDGIVNGLRLTNPGQAVRPGELVVGVVPSGEARRIEVEIRVTNADIGLITPGQPCTVKLQTYDWIRHGALACQVTHIAADATAPDPAVNPQAAATTQPYFVVLASIDRDYLGEDPKRNRVTPGMTATVDLHIGRRSIMGYFTDRLFSTVGGALKER from the coding sequence ATGGTCGAGGGCGCGAGACTGGCGAACGGGGCACGGCGGCCGACTCGCGACGAGCCGGATGGCGGCGCGCGCCAGGCGTCCCAGGCGCCCTCGGCTGCATCCGCCGCGCCGGCGAAGCCGGCGGAGAACGCGCTGGCCCGCGTCTTCGCCGAGGCCCGCCTGCCCGGCACGCCGCGCTCCAGGGTCGAGGATTTCCTGCCCGATATCGAGGCGATCACCGAGCGCCGGCATTCGCCCTACATCAGCTGGACGATCTATGCCGTCGCCGGCTTCATCGCCGCGGCGATCCTGTGGATGACGGTCTCGATGATCGATCAGGTGGCGACGGCTCCGGGCGTCATCAGGCCCGCCGGCAAGGCCAAGACCGTCAGCCATCCCGAAGGCGGGCGCGTGGCGCGCATCTTCGTCAAGGATGGCGATCAGGTTCGCCAGGGCCAAGAGCTGGTGGCGCTGGACGCCGATCAGGTCGACCAGGAGATCAGCAAGACGCGCACGGTCTATCTGACGCTGTCCGGCGAGGTGGCGCGGCTCGAGGCGGAAACCGCCAGCCCGTCGACACCGCCGATCTTCCCGGCGGCACTGTCGGACGCCCCGGCGGTGATCGCCGATCAGCTCAATCTGTGGCGTGCGCGCCAGTCGGAGCTGCAGGCAAGGCGCACCGCGGCGGATTCGGTGATCGAGCAGACGCGCGCACGGGTCCTGTCGCTGCAGAACCGCATCAAGACCCTTGAGGAGACGGTGGCGATCCTGGCCCGGCGCGAGTCGGCGCTGCGCGGCCTGGTCGGCCAGCAATACTTCCCCGAGCTGCAGTACCTCGGCGTCAAGCGCGACCTCGTCATCGCCCAAGGCGAGCTCGCCTCGGCGCGCGAGGAGCTGAAGAGCGCCGAGCAGACTTTTGCCGAAGCGGCCGGGCGGCGTTCCATCGTCGACCGGGAATGGATGTCGGCGGCGCTCAAGCGGCTCGGCGAGGCGCGCGCCGAGCGCGACCGTGCGCTGGGCGGCGTGGAGCAACAGCTGGCCCTGAGGCGCAACCTGGTCCTGCGTGCGCCGATCGACGGCATCGTCAACGGCCTGCGGCTGACCAACCCCGGCCAGGCGGTGCGGCCCGGCGAACTCGTGGTCGGCGTCGTGCCCTCGGGCGAGGCTCGGCGCATCGAGGTCGAGATCCGGGTCACCAACGCCGATATCGGCCTGATCACACCCGGCCAACCCTGCACCGTGAAGCTGCAGACCTATGACTGGATCCGCCACGGCGCGCTGGCCTGCCAGGTCACGCATATCGCCGCCGACGCCACCGCGCCGGACCCGGCCGTCAACCCGCAGGCTGCGGCCACGACGCAACCTTATTTCGTCGTCCTGGCCTCGATTGACCGCGACTACCTGGGAGAGGACCCCAAGCGAAACCGGGTGACCCCCGGCATGACCGCGACCGTCGACCTGCACATAGGCCGCCGCTCGATCATGGGATACTTCACCGACCGGCTGTTCTCGACCGTCGGCGGCGCCCTGAAGGAGCGATGA
- a CDS encoding polysaccharide biosynthesis tyrosine autokinase: protein MANVTRLQTAYSNLPVEAPPSVSQQQPQGDPSPSVSVRNILGMLRRHKLLIGGVALIGTTIAWLIANQLTPVYQAQADIVIEGSTDTSIINPNQGAGPLDVNMEAEAAKLKSETAARISVRALNLIEHPLFNPDLAPPQQGKFKALFAPLLKLVGAGGAAPPSRLPPEEVRRRLEAMPPDQKDPFYNQIAGAWAAGLSTAIPMYSRVMSVRYRSSDPQLAAQSVNQAIRTYMDQQTSDKKQDALELMRFLSTQTETARKAVVEAEGKLAEFRAANQIYDTGDASTQTRQLIELQAQLLSAEKELREKSARADNGMLPNDTTLLGELASAEKRVAELGAQLGPTHPAMVSARQQLGAVQARVNAERGRVIANQRRELEATRISVDKLRTEVTRLEEQIKRQTVNLAQLRTLQTELDTRKQYYQALLSRFQEVSLTGQQQRKSMARPLSDAETPNWPVAPRKDLIVLMAFVASLALGVAVAIVIELMDSGFRSIHQLEQMTGVAALGMVPFQSGRLRRNAKPWMNIVDKPNSAYSEALRTIRTGIQLSSADHPQRTVVVTSSVPGEGKTTTSLSLAAASAASGARTLLIDCDLRQPSAHKNLGVENEAGLAEFLSGQRNLEELVHVEPRTGLYYILAGKRPPSPTDLLGSLRMRRLLQQLGDAFDLVVLDTPPVLAVSDALLLVRQADTTIFVVRWEKTRRDIASTGVKMVYEAGARLSGIVLTQVDLRRHAQYDYTDSGVYYYRGYKKYYGE from the coding sequence ATGGCGAACGTGACGCGCCTGCAAACGGCGTACAGCAACCTTCCCGTCGAAGCCCCGCCGTCTGTTTCGCAACAGCAGCCGCAGGGCGATCCCTCGCCGTCGGTATCGGTCCGCAACATCCTGGGCATGCTGCGGCGCCACAAGCTGCTCATCGGCGGCGTGGCGCTGATCGGCACCACCATCGCTTGGCTGATCGCCAACCAGCTGACCCCGGTCTACCAGGCCCAGGCCGACATCGTGATCGAGGGCAGCACCGACACCTCGATCATCAACCCCAACCAGGGCGCCGGTCCCCTGGACGTCAACATGGAGGCCGAGGCGGCCAAGCTGAAGAGCGAGACCGCCGCGCGCATCTCGGTACGGGCGCTGAACCTGATCGAGCACCCGCTTTTCAACCCCGATCTCGCGCCGCCGCAGCAGGGCAAGTTCAAGGCGCTGTTCGCGCCGCTCCTGAAGCTGGTGGGCGCCGGTGGCGCCGCGCCGCCGTCGCGCCTGCCGCCCGAAGAGGTCCGCCGTCGCCTCGAGGCGATGCCGCCGGACCAGAAGGATCCGTTCTACAACCAGATCGCCGGCGCCTGGGCCGCCGGGCTGTCGACCGCGATCCCGATGTACTCGCGCGTGATGAGCGTGCGCTACCGTTCGTCCGATCCGCAGCTCGCCGCGCAGTCGGTGAACCAGGCGATCCGCACGTACATGGATCAGCAGACATCCGACAAGAAGCAGGATGCGCTGGAGCTGATGCGCTTCCTCAGCACCCAGACCGAGACTGCGCGAAAGGCGGTGGTCGAGGCCGAGGGCAAGCTGGCCGAGTTCCGCGCCGCCAATCAGATCTACGACACCGGCGATGCCTCGACGCAGACCAGGCAGCTGATCGAGCTGCAGGCGCAGCTGCTGTCGGCCGAGAAGGAACTGCGCGAGAAGTCGGCGCGTGCCGACAACGGCATGCTGCCCAACGACACCACGCTGCTGGGCGAGCTGGCCAGCGCCGAGAAGCGCGTCGCCGAGCTTGGCGCGCAGCTCGGACCGACGCATCCCGCCATGGTCAGTGCCCGCCAGCAGCTGGGCGCCGTGCAGGCCCGCGTCAATGCCGAGCGCGGCCGCGTCATCGCCAACCAGCGCCGCGAGCTCGAAGCCACGCGCATCTCGGTCGACAAGCTGCGTACCGAGGTCACCCGCCTCGAGGAGCAGATCAAGCGCCAGACCGTGAACCTGGCTCAGCTGCGCACGCTGCAGACCGAGCTCGACACCCGCAAGCAGTACTACCAGGCGTTGCTGTCGCGCTTCCAGGAGGTCAGCCTCACCGGCCAGCAGCAGCGCAAGTCGATGGCGCGGCCGCTGAGCGATGCCGAGACTCCCAACTGGCCAGTGGCGCCGCGCAAGGACCTGATCGTGCTGATGGCCTTCGTCGCCTCGCTGGCGCTGGGCGTCGCGGTGGCCATCGTCATCGAGCTGATGGATTCCGGCTTCCGCTCGATCCACCAGCTCGAGCAGATGACCGGCGTGGCCGCGCTGGGCATGGTGCCGTTCCAGTCCGGCCGCCTGCGGCGCAACGCCAAGCCGTGGATGAACATCGTCGACAAGCCGAACTCGGCCTACTCCGAGGCCTTGCGCACGATCCGAACCGGCATCCAGCTGTCCAGTGCCGACCACCCGCAGCGCACCGTCGTGGTCACCTCGTCGGTGCCTGGCGAGGGCAAGACGACGACCTCGCTGTCGCTTGCCGCCGCCTCGGCCGCGTCGGGCGCGCGCACGCTGCTGATCGACTGCGACCTGCGCCAGCCCTCGGCGCACAAGAACCTCGGCGTCGAGAACGAGGCCGGCCTGGCCGAGTTCCTCTCGGGCCAGCGCAACCTCGAGGAGCTGGTGCATGTCGAGCCGCGCACCGGCCTGTACTACATCCTCGCCGGCAAGCGTCCGCCCTCGCCCACCGACCTCCTGGGCTCGCTGCGCATGCGCCGCCTGCTGCAGCAGCTGGGCGACGCCTTCGACCTCGTCGTGCTCGACACGCCGCCGGTGCTGGCGGTGTCCGATGCGCTGCTGCTGGTGCGCCAGGCCGATACGACGATCTTCGTCGTGCGCTGGGAGAAGACGCGGCGCGATATCGCCTCGACCGGCGTGAAGATGGTCTACGAGGCCGGCGCGCGCCTGTCGGGCATCGTGCTTACCCAGGTCGACCTGCGGCGCCACGCCCAGTACGATTACACCGACAGCGGCGTGTACTACTACCGCGGCTACAAGAAGTACTACGGCGAGTAG
- a CDS encoding D-glycerate dehydrogenase yields the protein MAVSPKKPLVIVTRKLPDAIETRMMELFDTRLNADDKPMTQAQLIEAVKTADVLVPTVTDRIDSRVLSQAGPKLRLIASFGTGVDHIDLDSARQRGVVVTNTPGVLTEDTADMTMALILAVARRVGEGERLVRAAKWTGWAPTAMLGARIWGKRLGIVGMGRIGQAVARRARGFGMAVHYHNRRRLHADIEKPLEATFWESLDQMLARMDIVSINCPHTPATYHLLSARRLKLMRPSAIIVNTARGEVVDENALTRMLRAGELAGAGLDVFEHEPAINPKLVELDKVVLLPHMGSATLEGRIEMGEKVIINIKTFVDGHRPPDRVLAAMF from the coding sequence ATGGCCGTTTCGCCAAAGAAGCCGCTCGTCATCGTCACGCGCAAGCTGCCGGATGCGATCGAGACGCGCATGATGGAACTGTTCGATACGAGGCTGAACGCCGACGACAAGCCGATGACGCAGGCCCAGCTGATCGAGGCGGTCAAGACCGCCGACGTGCTGGTGCCGACGGTGACCGACCGCATCGATTCGCGCGTGCTGTCGCAGGCCGGGCCCAAGCTGCGGCTGATCGCCTCCTTCGGCACCGGCGTCGATCACATCGACCTCGATTCCGCCCGCCAGCGCGGCGTGGTGGTGACCAATACGCCGGGCGTGCTGACCGAGGACACTGCCGACATGACCATGGCGCTGATCCTCGCCGTGGCCCGCCGGGTCGGCGAGGGTGAGCGTCTGGTGCGTGCCGCGAAATGGACCGGCTGGGCACCCACGGCGATGCTGGGCGCGCGCATCTGGGGCAAGCGGCTGGGCATCGTCGGCATGGGCCGCATCGGCCAGGCGGTGGCGCGCCGCGCCCGCGGCTTCGGCATGGCGGTGCACTACCACAACCGCCGCCGCCTGCACGCCGACATCGAGAAGCCGCTCGAGGCGACCTTCTGGGAAAGCCTCGACCAGATGCTGGCGCGCATGGACATCGTCTCGATCAACTGCCCGCACACGCCGGCGACCTATCATCTGCTCTCGGCGCGCCGCCTGAAGCTGATGCGGCCCAGCGCCATCATCGTCAACACCGCGCGCGGCGAGGTGGTCGACGAGAACGCGCTCACCCGCATGCTGCGCGCCGGCGAGCTGGCCGGCGCCGGGCTCGACGTCTTCGAGCACGAGCCGGCGATCAACCCCAAGCTGGTCGAGCTCGACAAGGTCGTGCTGCTGCCGCACATGGGCTCGGCCACGCTCGAGGGCCGCATCGAGATGGGCGAGAAGGTCATCATCAACATCAAGACCTTCGTCGACGGCCACCGGCCGCCGGATCGCGTGCTGGCAGCGATGTTCTGA
- a CDS encoding YihY/virulence factor BrkB family protein produces MLWRRTKDLFFAVCRACVDNRLLKLLLDILLATYRSFVDNRLTSMAAAIAFYTIFSLGPVLIFSVAIAEPVVGRLMAQQHILDAIATVIGAENLDILRRFADTSLFRGRGWVAAVGLALLLYSGSAVFVELDSALDHIWKPAGGWRRHPVIAELRTRLLALVMMTAIGVLFLVVLLAGLLLSAYADALKTFPMLGEWIGPAVSGALQYGAVAAFFTVIYKALPDVVVPWPYALYGAAIVAGLFALGNWAIVYYFSVTHMASAFGAAGGVAAVMVWIYYTAIIVLLGAQVSRATRDVLEARTSLPGTEE; encoded by the coding sequence ATGTTGTGGCGGCGCACGAAGGATCTGTTTTTCGCGGTCTGCAGGGCGTGCGTCGACAACCGCCTGCTAAAGCTGCTGCTCGACATCCTCCTCGCCACCTATCGCAGCTTCGTCGATAACCGCCTGACTTCGATGGCTGCGGCGATCGCCTTCTACACGATCTTCTCGCTCGGCCCGGTGCTGATCTTCAGCGTCGCCATTGCCGAGCCGGTGGTCGGCCGCCTGATGGCGCAGCAGCACATCCTCGACGCCATCGCCACGGTGATCGGCGCCGAGAACCTCGACATCCTGCGCCGCTTCGCCGACACCAGCCTGTTCCGAGGCCGCGGCTGGGTCGCGGCGGTCGGCCTGGCGTTGCTGCTCTATTCCGGCTCCGCGGTCTTCGTCGAGCTCGACAGCGCGCTCGACCACATCTGGAAGCCGGCCGGCGGCTGGCGGCGCCACCCGGTGATCGCCGAGCTGCGCACGCGCCTGCTGGCGCTGGTGATGATGACGGCGATCGGCGTGCTGTTCCTGGTGGTGCTGCTGGCCGGCCTGCTGCTCAGCGCCTACGCCGACGCGCTGAAGACCTTCCCGATGCTGGGCGAGTGGATCGGCCCCGCGGTGTCGGGCGCCCTGCAGTACGGCGCCGTCGCGGCATTCTTCACCGTGATCTACAAGGCGCTGCCCGACGTTGTCGTGCCCTGGCCCTATGCGCTCTACGGCGCCGCGATCGTCGCCGGGCTGTTCGCCCTGGGCAACTGGGCGATCGTCTACTATTTCAGCGTCACCCACATGGCCAGCGCCTTCGGCGCCGCCGGCGGCGTCGCCGCCGTCATGGTGTGGATCTACTATACCGCGATCATCGTGCTGCTCGGCGCCCAGGTCAGCCGCGCCACCCGCGACGTGCTGGAAGCACGCACCTCGCTGCCGGGGACCGAGGAGTGA